In Colius striatus isolate bColStr4 chromosome 26, bColStr4.1.hap1, whole genome shotgun sequence, the genomic stretch GACAAGAACAGAAACAGCCTGGTCCAGGCGGACCTCGAGCAGGCAGTGCTCTCCTCCCTGAGCCGGATGGGGTGAGTGGTGCTGGAGGGCCTGTGCCTGGTGTCCCTGCCGACACGTTCCGAGCAGAGGATGATAGGCCCCAACTTCTAGTAAAAGCAGCTGACTTTGGGGCATTGATTTGGGACACTGCTAAAGCCAGCGTCCTCGCCCGTAGGACAGAGTCAGAGAGGAAGGTCACGGGAGCTCTTGGCCTTTCTTGGGTGCCACAGTCCCTGGCTCTTGCATGGTGGACGACGGCCCCTCCCCAGCATGGCGCGGCACTGGGGGTTGGtgtcctgcctttttttttttagacctGAGCCCCTGCGCAGGAGTGGTGGCCAGGGAGAAGGGAGGACGTAGGGCTGTGCTCTGTCGCCCGCTTGAGTGCCTGGAGGGCGCACAGGGAAATGGAGATCCCACTCCCATCTCCAGCTCAGCTTCCCTGCACTTGCATTTTGTTCCCATGAGCATCTTCTTCCATAATGAGCTGCCTCCCCTAAAAGGCACCTGAGCGTGATCAACCTGCGGCTGCAGATCCCTTGGAGTCTGGATCCCTTTATTCCCCTCCCAGGCTATTTAATGGGGTAGGGACTGCCTTGCCCTTCCCCCATGCCCAAAAGTTGTCGGTGGGTCTTCTGGAGTACTGCCACCACTGTGCCTAATTAGTAATCGCCCATTGAGTGGCACAAAACCCCCATGTCAGCGTTGGCATTTCCCCATcctctgtgcaggcagcagcctcagaagCGCAATGGAAACTGCAGTGGGGTTCAGAGATACCATCTCTCCCTTGGTGGGCGGGAGGGGGGCACGATTTTTCACTGTATCTAGTCTGCTGGTTAAAACACACCGATAATGACATGGTGTGCGCAGCCCACCGCACTGGGCATCGCAAGCTCTGTGGCAGCCACTCTCCTTTGTCTGGCAGTTGCTCACCAGCAACGCCAAACGCTGACTTTGGACGGTTTCGGTGGTTTCCGGTCAGAAGTGAGAAAATTGGgagagctgagaataaaaatgtCTTGTCTGGCAAGTGTCTTCTCACTAATCTTGGGGGTTGTCTATGCGTGTGTGTGTACTCTCCACAGCAACCGCTTGCTGCCAAGCACTTTGTGGTGGTGAGAGAGTGAAGAAATGTTTAGAAATGTGTAAAAAGTTGTAACATTCCAACTACCCTCCTTAAATACTGTCTTTGCCATCCGGGCTTCCAGCTTTAGCTGGAGGTGTGCAACGTGGCCAGGTGGCGGCTGGAAAACCGTATCGCTGGTGCCTCGGGAGCAGAGCGTAGGTAAAGGTCCTGGTCAAAGGTGTTTTGGTTTAGGTATTTGGCCAAATTGTGATTTTCATAGCTCCCCATCTGTCAAAATCCAGGAGCACCCAGCCCTTCTCCTGCGGCTCTCCATCAAGGAGCATCATTTGAAAAGGCATCGAGCTGCCAGTGTGCAGTGGCTGTGTTTGGGGTAGATGGTAGGTGGGGAGAAGGCTGAGGCAGAAGCTGAGCACCATAGGTCACAGCTTttgctcccagctctgcaaacTCTTGCTCCAGATGTGCTGGAGAAGGCTGTTTCTTTTCAGCACAGCTAGACAGTACGGTGGGCTCAAGGTGGGGGTTGCTGCCCTGCTGTGATGCTCCCTGTCAACCCATTCCTGCTGCACATCCAGCCCTTCCTTCTCTGGGCTCTTTGATGAATGCACCACGTCTGTTCTAATAGCCGggctctgctttgttttgcagtCTCCTCCCCGACTGTCGGCAAGCCCTACAAGTGCAACTACTGCGGCCGGAGCTACAAGCAACAGAGCACGCTGGAGGAGCACAAGGAGCGCTGCCACAATTACCTGCAGAGTCTGAACACTGAACCGCAGTCACTGGCCAGCCAGCAAGGTCAGTGCTGTGGGGGGCTGGAGCTCCGCTGCCACCCTGGCTCCTGGCATATAGTCAGGGGTCCTGGCGTTGGGGGAATGGCGTGGGGTTACTTTCCAGCCCCATCTCTGTCTGATGGGTTTGAGCTTCGGGAACCTCCCTCTCTATAGAAAAAGGGAGCTTTTGCGTGGCGGAGAGTGGGAGCCCCGGAGCTCTTGGTGCCCTGGGGATCGTGGGGTGAAAGGTGCTCTGCGTGTGTGTCGATTAATGCCGCAAACCTCTGCGAGTGCAAAATATTACCTCCCTGGTTCTTCCCCTCACCACCAGCTGAACTTGAAAGTCCCTTGATTCAAAACACACCCTTGGCCTGTATTTCTAGTGCAAGGACTGCCAAGAACGTTTTCCAGGAGTAACACGACAACACTGCGACACAGGCCATTTACCCCTGCGTGCAGGTGTCTGCAGCGGGCACCGCCTGGCTCGGAAGCACCTTCGGGCTCCTCTGAGGAGCCTGCACACAtaccccccacccctcccccccaaCCTTCACTGCTCCAGCAGAGAACCAAAGCTGGAGCCTTCCTGGCGGCTCGCCCTTTTAGAGACAGGCCTGGTGCTGCTAGAGCTGCCGGGGCTTACGGTGAGGTTCTCTGATTAAGGCTGCACAGACACTTTAACCAGATGATCCATTACCTGTGGGGCATAGGAATGGCGGAGCTGCCCTCACCAGCAGCGACATGGGGCAGGTCTCTCCAGGACAGGGGTGAGAGCCGGCAAGAAAAGCGAGGGCACTTCGATCTGTTGAAGCCAGCTCCTCTTCCCCAAAGTGGCAGGAGCGGGCCCAGCTCGATGAAGAAGGGAGGCGGACCGGCTGCCGGTGCTCCCCTGCGACCGATTCACCAACGGGGTAAGCTCTGGGCCTGGAGCAGGCAGCCCGGCAGCCTTTCCGCAGGTCTGTCCTGGTTAGCAGAGGGCAGGAGCGGCTCGCCTTGAGCGCTGGTCGCAGAGTCTCCAGCCTGGGTCACGGCGTGCCCATCCCTCTCGTCCTGTCCCGCGGTTGCTGGCTGAACCGGGTTTCCCTTGTCTTGCCAGGTGATGAGATGCGAGACCTGGAGATAGTGCCGGACTCTCTGCTTCACCCCTCATCCGATCGGCCAACATTTATTGACCGGCTGGCGAACAGCCTCACCAAACGGAAACGATCAACACCTCAGAAATTTGTGGGTAAGGGGATTTCACCCCTCCCTTGCTTCCTGGGCAGACAGGAGAgtgaagggagagagggagccCCAGGTCGCTGGAGCCAGGGCCCCTCCCGGGAGCTGAGACTCTGCCCTTGGGAACGCGGCTGGGGTTCGCACAGCGCCTTTCATTCTCACGATCCTGGGACGGGGCAGGTCTCGCAcgcagtgctggggagggagagaatATTGGGGACAAATGGGGGGGATGAATGTTCCCCCAGAGCAAGCCTGCCCATTCTGACCCCACACTCCTTCCTGGCAGGGGAGAAGCAGATGCGGTTCACCCTCTCAGACCTCCCCTTCGATGTGAACTCCAGCTTTGAGAAGGATGTGGAGATGGTCTCAGCCCACCACCCTCTCGACCCCTCCTACGGCAGCTCCCTATCCCTGATGGGGGGGGAGCATCTTCGTCCCCTCCGGCTGCCCCCCACAAACTGCATCTCGGAAGTCACGCCTGTCATCAGCTCCGTCTACACGCAGATCCAGCCACTGCCGGGCCGGCTGGAGATGCCGGGGAGCCGGGAAGCTGCCGAGGGGCACGAGGACGTGCCGGATGGGGTGCAGGTGATGTACCGGGGCCGGGAGCAGGGCGTATCGCCCACCAACGGCTGCCAGGACTCGACGGACACAGAGAGCAACCACGAAGAGCGGAGCTCACAGCTGCCGGTGGGGAACTGTGCAAGCAGCCGCCAGAGCCCAGCCTATGCCAAAGAGGACCCCAAGCTGCCAGAGGGACCCCCGGCCGCCCGCTCCACCCCCAGCTCCGCCAAAGAAGCCCTGCGGGTGGTCAACGAGGACGGGGAGCAGATCAGGGCCTTCAAGTGCGAGCACTGCCGCATCCTCTTCCTGGACCACGTCATGTTCACCATCCACATGGGCTGCCATGGCTTCAGAGACCCTTTTGAATGCAACATTTGTGGCTACCACAGCCAGGACCGGTACGAGTTCTCCTCCCACATAGTGCGGGGAGAGCACAAAGTCGGCTAAACTGCCACTTCTCTGCTCACCTTCCCagcctccccctctgcccttccTCCCCTCTCTTTGTCTCTAGTTAAGCCTCTCCACCCTTAGGGCATGGAActgttggtttttcttttatacaCCTTTGCACTGACTTTGgctacaaaaaatatttaaaaaaataataactaaaAAAACTACAAAGCGCCCCCGACGAGGGGAGCTCTTAACGATTTGCCTTTTTATAAATGgagttatttaaatattaacagACTTTTTTGTGCTTTCCCCCTCACCTTTCTCACCTCCCTCCGTTATTTATTAAGctttttaatttgtctttttataaCTCTTCCCGGCTTCCCCTTCACCACCAAAGTCTCACTGGAATTTTTGAGActgttctcctccctctcctcccagtCAGCTCTCGGCGAGGCGTAGGGCCACGTGCCAGCCCGGAGCTCTCAGCCCTGTCCTCGGTGTGAGCCTGGTGTTGCCCATCCCTGCTCCTCAGGTGAAGCAAACCTCAGATTCGGTGCTAAAAACCCCTGGGACTCCCCTCTCTGTCGGCTGCCAGCCTCCCTGCCTGAGAGAGGGCCACTGCATCTTAAGCTTTAATGAGTTGAAGAACACAAGGCCTCCTGCGTCTCCCCACCGGGCTGACAGTGCCAGGTCGGTGAAGCTGCTTTGTGCCCAGCTTCTCCTGCCTGTGGCATCGGAAGCTCCCTGAGCACGtggccctgggcagggggcaATGGGGgtccccatccctctgctcaAATGAAGGAAACGTGGAAGCCAGGAAGATGGTGAGTGTCTGAATGACAGCTCCATGATGCTGACTCGCATCTCCCCCCTCTTCCTCAGTACGGGCCAGTATCTCCAGCCCAGTCCGCTGCAGGGTCTGATCTCCACTGCCTGCAGATCTGGGCCCTATGCTCCCCTTGCCCCCACAGCCTTGGTGGACAGACCGCTCCCTCTGTCATTCCCGGGGCTCTGCGGGGTTGCCCCGTCATCCGGGATCACTCTCTTCTGTACGAAGGTGTCTGAACGCCAGAACTCTGCTCTCGGTCCCACTGGCATCGGGATCCCTCGGAGCCACTGTGTTCGGTGGCTCCAAAAGAGGGTGGGAAGATGGGGACATCATCTTCCCTCACCACTGAGTGACTGTCCTCTGAGTCCCATTCCCCTGGGGCAGGCACCGAGCGGCCCCAGGTGCGGGTTGTCAGGAGCAAGACACTGAGGCACAGGGCTCCCAGGCCCAAGGGGGGCAATCCGGAGCCCGGGACCACCGGGACTGAGTCCCCTGGCAAAAGGGATTTAGCAGAGGCAGTCAATAACCAAAAATTAAACGCGAGCATGGGGCCCAGCCCTGGCGGGGGCCACAGCAAAGCCCCCACTGCCTCGGTGCTTGCGGCTACCACCGCAGCCGGGACCCCCAGCCGCAGCCCCCCACCGGGGGGAGCCCCAATTCCTCCCCAGGCCCAGGATGCATAAAAGTCCCCTTGGCAGTGGCCGCTCCCGGGGGTCTCCTGAGGTTGAAACCAAAGGCTGTTCCTTTTTCTACAGACACAAACACAACCACCTCACGCGGCAGCAGCTCCTGTTGCCcatttcctttttggttttgttttgttctcctttcttgtttttctgtggaTGGTGTCTGCATATCGAGAGGGGacagctgagctggggctcAGCTCACCCCAGCAACTGCTGCCCATAACCGGCACTGGCAGAATTAGCTGGAGCCCCCCATAGCCCTCACTCCCAGCACCAAAACCGACCCAGAAAGGGGATTTTCACACCGAATGGAAACTCTGCAGTTTCGAACTGCTCTTggggttttattgttttgttcctttctatttttttcctgtaaaagaatctaaaacagaaatgtagGAATTTTGTAAAACTCTAGGTCGCTTTACTTGTGTAAATatctatattttttaatcagatGTATGAAGAACAAACAATGATGTGCAATACCCTGCCCCCCCGGCCCCTCCTCCCTTTCTGACGAGTTTTCATTTGTATATCGTTAATGGATTTGctgttgtctttgtttttcccttttttgtgaGGTTAGACTCGCTTTGGGACATCCCCTGCCTCTCTCTCCCCCTTCCTCTTCCGTGACCGCAGGAGCTTTTGTATCTGTAAGATATTGTAATTACCTATTTGTGTAACGAGATCTACTACTGTAAGTTTTGTACTGTACTGGCTGAAGGTCTGTTATAAATAAACCGGAGTAATTTAACGCCTCTCCCCCACCCATCGGTTCCCTTCTGTGGGGTGGAGGGGCAGCAAGGGCCCAGAGTTCCCCTTGAAGGGGCGGTGGCAAGCATAGGCAGGCCAGTGTGGACAGGACGCCGTTGACTCTCCAACGGGTAGGGTGGGGAGGACCCTGAGGTCTCCTCTGGGGCTTTTAGAGGGGCACACTCCGGGTCTTGGTATGAACATCGATGGATGGCAGGACGATGGGGCTCCCGCCCGTGTGGGGTGTGGCTTGGCGAGGGGCAGGACGGTGGGAAGCCTCGGAGTGGAGAGGGAGAACACTGGGGATCCCCTCTAGCGGGTCGGGGGGCCACACGGGGACACCTCGAGACGGGCAAGATCCGCACTGCGCGGGGGTCGAGGACGGGACACGAGGCCCGCCGCTCCCTTGAGCCCCTTTATCTCAGGACTACATCTCCCAGCGGCCTCCGCGGCTCGCGCGAAGGGAACTGACGACGTACGCGGCGCGCGCCGGTTATCTCACACCTCACGTCGCGCGCACCGGTCCGCCGACGCAAGAAAAAGTAGTCCCTTACCGCCGCGGCGCAGCACCTCCCCCGTCCTCCCCGATCTTTGCCTCGGTCCTCGCCGGTCCCGCTCCCGGACCTGGCCGCGCCGGCGAAGCCCCTTCGAGGCAGCCAGAGGGACCCAGCGGGTCTGGAGCGGCCACGGAGCGGCAGCGAAGGCGCTTCCGGGCGGAGGGCGGGTATATAAGGACGGCGGCGAAGGCCCTGGGCCCTCTTCCGCCGCCCCGGCAGCGAGATGGTGAGAGTGGCGTGGtcggggggacacggggggatGGTCTCGGGAATGCGTCTGGGCGGCAGCGGGGAGGCCATGTGGGGCAGAGGATGCTAGGGGACGTCTAGGAGGCACCAGGAGGCCAGGGTGGGGGAGTTAGGGGTATCTATGTTTGGGGGCGTGTTGAGAGAGACCGGTGGGGAGGGCCTACACGGGAATGGGGTTCCTACGGGGAGGTCATGGGGCGTATGCGTACAGGGGATGCTGGGTGGAACGGGACGTACGGGGCGTCTGTGGTGTAGAAGGGTCCAtgaggacagagcagagcagggaggaggctgtgaAAGCAGTGCTGTGGTGGGGAGGCGGGGCGGAGGTCTCGCAGGGGAAGCCGGCGCCTGTGCAGGGACCGGAAGGTTGGGGGGAGTTGAGGCTCATCTTCCTCCACCACCCCCTAGACgaagaagaggaggaacaaCGGTCGGGCCAAAAAAGGCCGCGGCCACGTCCAGCCTATCCGCTGCACCAACTGTGCCCGCTGCGTCCCCAAGGACAAAGCCATCAAGAAGTTTGTTATCCGTAACATCGTGGAGGCTGCGGCCGTCAGGGACATCTCAGAGGCCAGCGTCTTCGACTGTACGGTCCATGAGGGGCTTAGGGGAGGCATTGAGGGGACTTAAAAGGCATTGGAGTGGCCCATGATGAACTCTACTGCCTGTGTGAGTTCAAGGGGAAGGAGTGTGCTCTTGAGTGTTTTGGAGTGACCCCCgccttctctttgctttttgcaGCCTACGTCCTGCCCAAGCTGTACGTGAAGCTGCACTACTGCGTCAGCTGTGCCATCCACAGCAAGGTGGTGCGGAACCGCTCGCGGGAGGCCCGCAAGGACCGGACCCCACCGCCCCGTTTCAGGCCGGCCGTATGTAGCGGGGGGAGAGATGTGGGGGCTGGGGTTGCACCCCCCATTATGGCTGACTTCTCTTttccctgcagggtgctgcGCCCCGTCCGCCCCCCAAGCCCATGTGAGGAGACTCCGGCCCAATGCGCCACCAGGCGCTGACTTTAATAAAAGATCCTCTACCGAGCCTGGCTCCTGGCTCTGTGCCTCGATGCtgggggagggtgaggggggtgtgtGCATCCCTCTGGAGATGGGGGATGTTTGATGCTGGAGGTTCAGGTTGATCCCTCCTGGTGAGGGGAGTGAGGATGGCAAGGGGGCCCTGgggtcagcctggagaaggttgATGGATGAGAGGAGGTGTTGCCCTGAGGTGTAGGAGTGGAGTGTGTCTGCCACTGGAGCCTGTCCAGTCATGGGGGCAACACTTGGGGAATGGATGGAGGGACACTGGAGTGGGTCCCAGCCGCAGCGCAGGTTGAGGGGGCACCCATTGCCCACGTGTAGCAGCTTAGGGGGGAGTGGGGTTGGTGCTGTGCTCCAGGACCCCCTGCCTGACAACCTCCCTCTCAACCCATCCTGTGACAGCACCTGCCCTCTGCTGCTGAGCGGTGCCACCTACATGCACCAGGGCCTCTGGTGGGGCTGGGTAAAGCAGGGGGGCTGGAGTGGGCTGAGGGGGTCCGTGGGGCCCGGCCCTTATCCTGGGGGTTATTTGGAGGACTGCAGGGCCTGGCTTTTGGCGGGACTGTAGTGGTGCCGGATCCGACCTACCTGTGGTGCAGGTGAGCTGTATGTAAGAAGACCAGGCTTTGCCCCGTGGGTGGCAGGAAGAGACTGGCCCTTTGCCTTTGGGGGAGATGGCGGGGGCGCTGCGGTGGGGCCGAGCTTTGCTCCGGGAGCCGGGCTTCACCAGCGGGCGGGGAGGTGCAGGGGGGCCGGGCGGCTGCGGACGGGGCTGTGCGGGGGCGAATGTCCCGGGGCGTGGCGGGCTGGTCCCGGGCGGGACCGTCGtggggagtgggaggaggagCCGCCGTCgcgccccgtcccgtcccgccccggCGGCCTCGCGCCAGGTGCATTCCCCCCGCCGCGCCCGGGCACGCCGCAGCCGCCGGGCCCTGCGAACCGGCCCGCGGACGGCAGCCGCGATGAACCGGCCGCGGCCGATACTACTCCTGCTTGTGCTCCTCCGCGTCCCAGCGCCGGGCTGTGCGCAGGCAGGTGAGCACCGGTACCGGCAGCGCGCAGTGCACCGAGGGCTCGCGGAGGTCCCGGCGGGAGCGGGTCTGCGCGGCGGGGATGGGGAGCCGGGGCTGCCGGGGCACTCGGGGGATCCCGGGACGGGCGGCGGGACCTGGGAGCGCTCGGAGTTCCACTGGTGCAGGATCCCCGTCACGGTCTATAGCGGCTCCCGCGGCCTCTTCTCCTGGGGGAGCGTCCCGGGAGACCCTGCTGCAGTCCCCTGCGACACGACCGACGGACCCCGACGACCCTGGGGGGGACCAGGACCAGCAGAGACGCCTCACgcttgccccccccccccgccccgtgcAGCAGAGGCACCTGCACCCTATATAAATAGCTGGGACTATTttaggctgtggggctgggaccTACTGATGCCAGGGGGatctgcctggggcagggggagacCCCCAGGACTCCTCACAGGATCCTTGCTGACTCCAGGGAAGCAGGGAAAGCTCCCGGAAGGTCTGCGTTCGCctgtgatttgtttttcagCCCCAAAAGGGCTGGATGGGAAGGTGGGGCTGGCGTCACCCGCCGATGTGCTGGGACGCCCAGGTGTGGGGGTTGTGCTGGTGGAACATGAGTGTACACCAAACCCGTCACAAACCCGTCCCCTCAGCTGCGCCATGTGCTGTTGCTGGTGCCCCAGGCTGCCACATGCAGGGATCCAGCTCCTACGTGGGTCCTACTCTGGCACCTGCAGGTTCCCTATGCCGGAATCAGCCCTGCTCCCTGTCTCAGAGCCCCTTTTGTTCGGGGAAGGGATCTGGCCCTGTGGCTGAGGCTCTccggcacacacacagacccccTTTGTGCCACCCACGGGGCCAGGGGCAGGAGGTCGGGTCCGTGTCCATCCCTCTTCGGCTCCCCGGGCCCCCGCCCCAGTCCTGTGGTGCTATTCCTGGCGGAaggggccggggggggggggcacggTGGCACGCAGCAGATAGCAGGCGACGTGCCAGAGCTGCCAGCAAGGCCTTGCGCTGATAGTGTCCAGCCGCGATGGCGCCTGGGGGGGGCCCCGAGGCCCCCACCGTGCCACAGGCAGGTGCACCCCGAGGGCTGGACACCCGTGGACCCTCGTGCCTCGGTTTGCCAGCGGCTTATGCTCAGGGGGATcctgggctctggggagacccCTTCGAGTGGCCGTGCCCAAAAGGGCTGCTTGATCTCAGCCACAGGGCTTCCGCAGGGGCCGGGTCATACCCCCTGCAGCTTGAGGACCCCTCCCCCAAACAGGTCACAGCTGCCCCCAGCACTCCCTGCTATTTCTAGGAGGTCACAGCTCCTCCCTCTTTGGGCCCCGCCATGCCCATCCCCAGGGTGTCTGGGCTGGGGGCCATGCCCCAACGCAACTGGAACCTTTTTATAGCCCCTTCCCTATTAAAATAGCTctggtggggtgggggggggcgcaggctgtggctgggagCCGCGAGCTGGCTGCAAGTCCCTTCCTGTGTGTACACTGAGCTGCCTGTTCTCTGCAGCCATCCCCCCCCTCGAGGGGGCTTGGGaccttctctgtccctgcactggGGCCAGACAAAGATGCCATTTACCCACTCGTTCCCACCCCTGCCCTGGGGCCTGAGTCACATCTGCGCAGGGTCTGCACTTggtcgggggggggggggggggggggggggggggggggggagggcgggcgggggaggaggctgctctgccccaggggTTCTGgctcttctgctgctttcaggGGGTTCGGTCTCCCCCTGTCCTGCTCACCACAATCACCCCTTTGtgcagctgtggggagggggccaCATCCTGCCCACGCACAAAGAGGCCCTatcctccccagcacagggcgGCTGGGAAATCATTAACCCGGGGACCCTCTTGCCACCCACCACCCCCTCGAGCTGGGGGAACCAGGCCTCCCGACTCCCCGGCCCGGGGCATTGAGGTGGGATGGGCTGCAACAGCAGCCAGGTCCAAAGTCCGGGAGTCACAGGCGTGCCCTGTGGGGGCCATGCCCGAGGCATCCGCCTTGCGCAATGCTTGCCCGGCCGGTTTGGGCACAGTGCAGGGGAAGAGAGGGTGTGGGAGCACTCGTCACCTCCCTCCAATCCTCCCCACCCCTGCCTGCCCCCGCAGGGCACTGCCACCCCCACAGCGGGGACAGCGACAGTGTGGGGAACATGGGAGGTGAACAGGGATGCTATAGCGGCTGTGGACAAGGCATGGCCAGAACAGAAGGGACAGAGGCAAGACCATCAAAGAAGGGATGTGTCCACCATGGGGAAGCATAGTCATGGCTAACAAGGTGAAAACGTGGCCAGCTTGACCTGGCGAGGGACCCCAGGGGGACATGGCTGTGGCCATCAAGAGGGATACATGCCTAGCACAGGGGTGTGTGGCCACTGCAGAGGGATATGGCCAGTGTGAGGGGTACACAGCCACCACAGGGCGGGATATCACAGCCATGGGAGAGGACAGGGTGCTGTGCCCACAGTGTGTGCAGGGACGCTGAACGGGCTGAGCGTGACGGGGGACGCCCAGCACCAGTACCAGACGCTGCACAAGATGTACAACAACTGCGAGATTGTGATGGGGAACCTGGAGATTGTCCTCATCGACCACATGCAGGACCTCTCCTTCCTTCAGGTGAGATGGAGGGGACATGGGGGCTCGGGGGAAGTCCACGCCTGCCAGGCTGACACCTCTTGCTGCCCACAGACCATCCGGGAGGTGACGGGCTACATCCTGATCGCCATGAATGTCTTCGCCTCACTGCCACTTCAGAACCTGCGCGTCATCCGCGGGACCCAGTTCTACGAGGAGAAGTATGCACTCTTCGTCCTGCTCAACTACAACCCCAACACCACCCACGCCCTGCGCCAGCTTGGCCTCAACCAACTTACAGGTGAGCAGCACCGTTGAGATCCGCTTAGTCCTGGGATTAGTCCCAGGA encodes the following:
- the IKZF4 gene encoding zinc finger protein Eos isoform X3 — translated: MLVVLKEPGQNTLKMDIEDCNGRSYISGSGDSSLEKEFSSAIVGPTVSTPNSQHSSPSRSLSANSIKVEMYSDEEASRLLSQDDRMLEKEDSVIVEDSLSEPLGYCDGTGQEPHSPGGIRLPNGKLKCDICGMVCIGPNVLMVHKRSHTGERPFHCNQCGASFTQKGNLLRHIKLHSGEKPFKCPFCNYACRRRDALTGHLRTHSVSSPTVGKPYKCNYCGRSYKQQSTLEEHKERCHNYLQSLNTEPQSLASQQGMAELPSPAATWGRSLQDRGESRQEKRGHFDLLKPAPLPQSGRSGPSSMKKGGGPAAGAPLRPIHQRGDEMRDLEIVPDSLLHPSSDRPTFIDRLANSLTKRKRSTPQKFVGEKQMRFTLSDLPFDVNSSFEKDVEMVSAHHPLDPSYGSSLSLMGGEHLRPLRLPPTNCISEVTPVISSVYTQIQPLPGRLEMPGSREAAEGHEDVPDGVQVMYRGREQGVSPTNGCQDSTDTESNHEERSSQLPVGNCASSRQSPAYAKEDPKLPEGPPAARSTPSSAKEALRVVNEDGEQIRAFKCEHCRILFLDHVMFTIHMGCHGFRDPFECNICGYHSQDRQLSARRRATCQPGALSPVLGVSLVLPIPAPQVKQTSDSVLKTPGTPLSVGCQPPCLREGHCILSFNELKNTRPPASPHRADSARSVKLLCAQLLLPVASEAP
- the IKZF4 gene encoding zinc finger protein Eos isoform X10, which codes for MLVVLKEPGQNTLKMDIEDCNGRSYISGICSSWKVSGCVRPASDADMHAQPGLQRCFQGVGCDNTPGYLQQGSGDSSLEKEFSSAIVGPTVSTPNSQHSSPSRSLSANSIKVEMYSDEEASRLLSQDDRMLEKEDSVIVEDSLSEPLGYCDGTGQEPHSPGGIRLPNGKLKCDICGMVCIGPNVLMVHKRSHTGERPFHCNQCGASFTQKGNLLRHIKLHSGEKPFKCPFCNYACRRRDALTGHLRTHSVSSPTVGKPYKCNYCGRSYKQQSTLEEHKERCHNYLQSLNTEPQSLASQQGDEMRDLEIVPDSLLHPSSDRPTFIDRLANSLTKRKRSTPQKFVGEKQMRFTLSDLPFDVNSSFEKDVEMVSAHHPLDPSYGSSLSLMGGEHLRPLRLPPTNCISEVTPVISSVYTQIQPLPGRLEMPGSREAAEGHEDVPDGVQVMYRGREQGVSPTNGCQDSTDTESNHEERSSQLPVGNCASSRQSPAYAKEDPKLPEGPPAARSTPSSAKEALRVVNEDGEQIRAFKCEHCRILFLDHVMFTIHMGCHGFRDPFECNICGYHSQDRYEFSSHIVRGEHKVG
- the IKZF4 gene encoding zinc finger protein Eos isoform X11, with product MLVVLKEPGQNTLKMDIEDCNGRSYISGSGDSSLEKEFSSAIVGPTVSTPNSQHSSPSRSLSANSIKVEMYSDEEASRLLSQDDRMLEKEDSVIVEDSLSEPLGYCDGTGQEPHSPGGIRLPNGKLKCDICGMVCIGPNVLMVHKRSHTGERPFHCNQCGASFTQKGNLLRHIKLHSGEKPFKCPFCNYACRRRDALTGHLRTHSVSSPTVGKPYKCNYCGRSYKQQSTLEEHKERCHNYLQSLNTEPQSLASQQGDEMRDLEIVPDSLLHPSSDRPTFIDRLANSLTKRKRSTPQKFVGEKQMRFTLSDLPFDVNSSFEKDVEMVSAHHPLDPSYGSSLSLMGGEHLRPLRLPPTNCISEVTPVISSVYTQIQPLPGRLEMPGSREAAEGHEDVPDGVQVMYRGREQGVSPTNGCQDSTDTESNHEERSSQLPVGNCASSRQSPAYAKEDPKLPEGPPAARSTPSSAKEALRVVNEDGEQIRAFKCEHCRILFLDHVMFTIHMGCHGFRDPFECNICGYHSQDRYEFSSHIVRGEHKVG
- the IKZF4 gene encoding zinc finger protein Eos isoform X8, translating into MSYLLVCCGHLWARANSIKVEMYSDEEASRLLSQDDRMLEKEDSVIVEDSLSEPLGYCDGTGQEPHSPGGIRLPNGKLKCDICGMVCIGPNVLMVHKRSHTGERPFHCNQCGASFTQKGNLLRHIKLHSGEKPFKCPFCNYACRRRDALTGHLRTHSVSSPTVGKPYKCNYCGRSYKQQSTLEEHKERCHNYLQSLNTEPQSLASQQGMAELPSPAATWGRSLQDRGESRQEKRGHFDLLKPAPLPQSGRSGPSSMKKGGGPAAGAPLRPIHQRGDEMRDLEIVPDSLLHPSSDRPTFIDRLANSLTKRKRSTPQKFVGEKQMRFTLSDLPFDVNSSFEKDVEMVSAHHPLDPSYGSSLSLMGGEHLRPLRLPPTNCISEVTPVISSVYTQIQPLPGRLEMPGSREAAEGHEDVPDGVQVMYRGREQGVSPTNGCQDSTDTESNHEERSSQLPVGNCASSRQSPAYAKEDPKLPEGPPAARSTPSSAKEALRVVNEDGEQIRAFKCEHCRILFLDHVMFTIHMGCHGFRDPFECNICGYHSQDRQLSARRRATCQPGALSPVLGVSLVLPIPAPQVKQTSDSVLKTPGTPLSVGCQPPCLREGHCILSFNELKNTRPPASPHRADSARSVKLLCAQLLLPVASEAP
- the IKZF4 gene encoding zinc finger protein Eos isoform X7, translating into MLVVLKEPGQNTLKMDIEDCNGRSYISGICSSWKVSGCVRPASDADMHAQPGLQRCFQGVGCDNTPGYLQQGSGDSSLEKEFSSAIVGPTVSTPNSQHSSPSRSLSANSIKVEMYSDEEASRLLSQDDRMLEKEDSVIVEDSLSEPLGYCDGTGQEPHSPGGIRLPNGKLKCDICGMVCIGPNVLMVHKRSHTGERPFHCNQCGASFTQKGNLLRHIKLHSGEKPFKCPFCNYACRRRDALTGHLRTHSVSSPTVGKPYKCNYCGRSYKQQSTLEEHKERCHNYLQSLNTEPQSLASQQGMAELPSPAATWGRSLQDRGESRQEKRGHFDLLKPAPLPQSGRSGPSSMKKGGGPAAGAPLRPIHQRGDEMRDLEIVPDSLLHPSSDRPTFIDRLANSLTKRKRSTPQKFVGEKQMRFTLSDLPFDVNSSFEKDVEMVSAHHPLDPSYGSSLSLMGGEHLRPLRLPPTNCISEVTPVISSVYTQIQPLPGRLEMPGSREAAEGHEDVPDGVQVMYRGREQGVSPTNGCQDSTDTESNHEERSSQLPVGNCASSRQSPAYAKEDPKLPEGPPAARSTPSSAKEALRVVNEDGEQIRAFKCEHCRILFLDHVMFTIHMGCHGFRDPFECNICGYHSQDRYEFSSHIVRGEHKVG